The Clostridioides sp. ES-S-0010-02 genome window below encodes:
- a CDS encoding phosphotransferase family protein, giving the protein MKNESIRENMSVFGEVIQPYEIQDFLRLINLTKTAFSQELSKIEIMPGGLTNKNFKLEIEDGTQIAMRVAGVGTAGYINRPAEKHNASLMSCLGIAPEIYYYDPKTGSQLCEFIKSDTMHAEDFIKNSDVVMKSAEIMRKYHDSGMEFKSVFNPIAKMKEYIQILKENGFDKRYDGWDSITEKVNIIEVAYQNNPQKLVPCHNDTLAENFMYDGKVMRVIDWEYGGTNDRFYDMACVCVENPLPKDKEELYVRTYFGGEPTEEQRARLLTSKFLVNAHWSLWSLVQITYGKDHDFYWEYGRTRAADCIEFMKDENFEHYLDIINDPNFTESVEPLA; this is encoded by the coding sequence ATGAAAAATGAAAGTATAAGAGAAAATATGTCAGTATTTGGAGAGGTAATACAACCTTATGAAATTCAAGATTTCCTTAGGTTAATCAATTTAACAAAAACAGCATTTAGCCAAGAACTTAGCAAAATAGAAATAATGCCAGGCGGGCTTACAAATAAAAACTTTAAGCTTGAGATTGAAGATGGCACTCAAATAGCAATGCGTGTAGCAGGAGTAGGAACAGCAGGATATATAAATCGTCCAGCAGAAAAGCACAATGCTTCTTTAATGTCATGTCTTGGAATAGCTCCAGAAATATATTACTATGACCCAAAAACAGGTTCACAACTTTGTGAATTTATAAAATCAGATACAATGCATGCAGAGGATTTTATAAAAAATTCAGATGTAGTCATGAAATCAGCAGAAATTATGAGAAAATACCATGATAGTGGAATGGAGTTTAAAAGTGTATTTAACCCAATAGCTAAGATGAAAGAGTACATACAAATACTTAAAGAAAATGGTTTTGATAAGAGATATGATGGATGGGATAGCATAACAGAAAAAGTAAATATAATAGAAGTTGCTTATCAAAATAATCCACAAAAATTAGTTCCTTGTCACAATGATACACTAGCAGAAAACTTTATGTATGATGGAAAAGTTATGCGTGTAATAGACTGGGAATACGGTGGAACAAATGATAGATTTTACGATATGGCATGTGTGTGTGTAGAAAATCCTCTTCCAAAAGATAAAGAGGAGCTTTATGTAAGAACATACTTTGGCGGAGAACCAACAGAAGAACAAAGAGCAAGATTGCTTACAAGTAAGTTTTTAGTTAATGCACACTGGTCTTTATGGTCATTAGTTCAAATAACATATGGTAAAGACCATGACTTCTATTGGGAATATGGAAGAACTCGTGCAGCTGATTGT